The following coding sequences lie in one Triticum urartu cultivar G1812 unplaced genomic scaffold, Tu2.1 TuUngrouped_contig_7272, whole genome shotgun sequence genomic window:
- the LOC125531499 gene encoding probable flavin-containing monooxygenase 1, whose product MAQGQAARATREAVPTVSRVAIIGSGMSGLAAAKQLAAYDPVVFEATPSVGGVWKHCVYRTTRLQTPRANYEFSDYSWRNRDDPAFPTHTEVVDYLEGYADEFDLWRYISFGSKVVDIKFLGGVEAGFTEQWSGTSKAPLRGKPTWEVGVATGGSDTVQYYKFEFVVMCTGKYGDVPRMPVFPPGKGPEVFKGTVMHSLDYCKLSKEETVELMRGKKVVVVGYKKSAIDLANECVQANQGA is encoded by the exons ATGGCACAAGGGCAAGCAGCACGGGCCACGAGGGAGGCCGTGCCCACGGTGTCCCGTGTGGCCATCATCGGCAGCGGGATGAGCGGGCTCGCGGCCGCCAAACAGTTGGCGGCCTACGACCCCGTGGTGTTCGAGGCGACGCCGTCCGTGGGCGGGGTGTGGAAGCACTGCGTGTACCGCACCACGCGGCTCCAGACGCCACGCGCGAACTACGAGTTTTCCGACTACTCATGGCGCAACCGAGACGACCCCGCGTTCCCGACCCACACCGAGGTCGTCGACTACCTCGAGGGCTACGCCGACGAGTTCGATCTCTGGCGCTACATCTCGTTCGGGTCCAAGGTGGTGGACATCAAGTTCCTCGGCGGCGTCGAGGCCGGGTTCACCGAGCAGTGGAGCGGCACCAGCAAGGCTCCGCTCCGGGGCAAGCCCACGTGGGAGGTCGGCGTCGCCACCGGCGGCTCCGACACTGTTCAG TATTACAAGTTCGAGTTCGTGGTGATGTGCACGGGGAAGTACGGCGACGTGCCGCGGATGCCGGTGTTCCCGCCGGGAAAGGGGCCGGAGGTGTTCAAGGGGACGGTGATGCACTCGCTGGACTACTGCAAGCTGAGCAAGGAGGAGACCGTTGAACTGATGCGAGGCAAGAAGGTTGTGGTGGTTGGGTACAAGAAGAGCGCTATCGATCTAGCCAACGAATGTGTTCAGGCAAACCAAGGTGCGTAA